A genome region from Purpureocillium takamizusanense chromosome 8, complete sequence includes the following:
- the ALT1 gene encoding Alanine transaminase (COG:E~EggNog:ENOG503NU5I), which yields MRLTADNINPNVRRAEYAVRGELAVKSEDYRARLSKGDASLPFEQVISANIGNPQQLDQKPITFFRQVTSLLENPELLKNEDVLINGLGYKTDVIERAKWLLKQVGSVGAYSASTGVTAIKESIAKFLERRDGFPADPAHIYLSAGASSGVNTLLNVMCVDKSTGILIPIPQYPLYTATLALLNATCVPYNLDESKAWGTDLDTIKKSYEKATAEGIDVRCIVIINPGNPTGASLSEDDVRAVIDFANQKNLVIMADEVYQTNVFVGKFHSVKGVLRQMQKENPGKYDSMELASLHSISKGMVGECGHRGGYFELVGFDPEVEANVYKYVSIMLCAPVISQCLVELMVNPPKQGEPSYELYNKEYTGIHEGLRERATALHKAFCQMEGVECAEPQGAMYLFPTIRLPKKAVDAAAAEGRQPDELYAHQLLDATGICVIPGSGFGQADGTLHFRTTFLAPGTEWVGSIVKFHQEFMDKYR from the exons ATGAGACTCACCGCGGACAACATCAACCCCAATGTGCGGCGGGCCGAGTACGCGGTGCGTGGGGAGCTCGCCGTAAAGTCAGAGGACTACCGCGCCCGCTTGAGCAAGGGCGACGCGAGCCTCCCCTTCGAGCAGGTCATCTCGGCCAACATCGGCaacccgcagcagctcgaccaGAAGCCCATCACCTTCTTCCGCCAGGTCACCAGCCTGCTCGAGAACCCGGAGCTACTCAAGAACGAGGATGTTTTGATCAATGGCCTCGGCTACAAGACCGACGTCATCGAGCGCGCCAAGTGGCTGCTCAAGCAGGTCGGCTCCGTGGGCGCCTACAGCGCCAGCACTGGAGTGACAGCCATCAAGGAGAGCATTGCCAAGTTCCTCGAAC GCCGCGATGGATTCCCCGCCGACCCTGCCCACATCTATctctccgccggcgcctcctcgggAGTCAACACCCTGCTCAACGTCATGTGCGTCGACAAGTCTACCGGCATTCTAATCCCCATCCCTCAATACCCCCTTTATACCGCCACTCTCGCGCTCCTCAACGCCACCTGCGTCCCCTACAACCTCGACGAGTCCAAGGCCTGGGGCACCGACCTCGACACCATCAAGAAGTCGTACGAGAAGGCCACGGCCGAGGGCATTGACGTCcgctgcatcgtcatcatcaaccCCGGCAACCCCACCGGCGCCTCTCTGTCCGAGGACGATgtccgcgccgtcatcgactTCGCTAACCAGAAGAACCTggtcatcatggccgacgaggtgtACCAGACCAACGTCTTCGTGGGCAAGTTCCACAGCGTCAAGGGCGTCCTGCGCCAGATGCAAAAGGAGAACCCGGGCAAGTACGACTCGATGGAGCTTGCCTCCCTCCACAGCATCTCCAAGGGCATGGTCGGCGAGTGCGGTCACCGTGGCGGCTACTTTgagctcgtcggcttcgaccccgaggtcgaggccaaCGTCTACAAATATGTCTCCATCATGCTGTGCGCTCCCGTCATCAGCCAgtgcctcgtcgagctcatgGTCAACCCTCCCAAGCAGGGCGAGCCCTCATACGAGCTGTACAACAAGGAGTACACGGGAATCCACGAGGGCCTCCGCGAGCGCGCCACCGCTCTGCACAAGGCCTTCTGCCAGATGGAGGGCGTCGAGTGCGCAGAGCCCCAGGGCGCCATGTACCTCTTCCCCACCATCCGCCTCCCCAagaaggccgtcgacgcggccgccgccgagggccgtcAGCCCGACGAGCTCTACGCCCaccagctcctcgatgccACCGGCATCTGCGTCATCCCGGGATCGGGCTTCGGACAGGCCGATGGCACCCTGCATTTCCGCACGACGTTCCTGGCGCCCGGCACGGAGTGGGTgggcagcatcgtcaagtTCCACCAAGAATTCATGGACAAGTACAGGTAA
- the GEM1 gene encoding ERMES complex Ca(2+)-binding regulatory GTPase gem1 (COG:V~TransMembrane:1 (o602-620i)~BUSCO:EOG0926133I~EggNog:ENOG503NUWP), which translates to MATVRVCVCGDESTGKSSLIASLVKDQFMSNKIQPVLPQITIPPSIGTPENVTTTIVDTSARPQDRTTLRKEIRKCNVILLVYADHYSYERVALFWMPYFRSLGVNVPVVLCANKSDLAGQGNTPQVVEEEMLPVMAEFREIDSCIRTSAREHKNVNEVFFLCQKAVTHPIAPLFDYKEGHLKPACVAALKRVFFLCDKDQDGYLNDQEMRDFQSRCFDKPLTNDDLDNIKLSISKSLPNGSMDRGIDQAGFLQLNKIYAEKGRHETIWIILRKYHYTDSLSLEDKFLHPKFEVPEFSSAELSPAGYRFFVDMFLLFDKDNDGGLNDDELEALFSPTPGLPASWIDLSFPSSTVRNEAGYITLQGWLAQWSMTTFLEPKTTIEYLAYLGFEPPNPKDSITAALKITKSRKRRRRPGRVERNVVLCYLVGAPGAGKSSLLDAFLNRPFDGLYHPTIKPRRAVNSVELPGGKQVYLIFEELGEHESAVLENQCRLESCDLICYAYDSSDPDSFSHIVDMRTKHPHLDDLPSVYTALKADKDKTTQRSELQPDQYAASLSMNHPLHVSVTWNSISELFVALAETATNPSLGFPKTEEETPDRTSLYMALGATACAAIAAVMIWRRSTNAA; encoded by the exons ATGGCTACAG TAcgcgtctgcgtctgcggcgacgagagcacTGGCAAGTCGAGCCTGATAGCGTCTCTCGTCAAGGACCAGTTCATGAGCAATAAGATCCAGCCGGTGCTGCCCCAGATCACGATCCCGCCCAGCATCGGCACGCCCGAGAATGTCACAACGACGATTGTCGATACGTCTGCCCGCCCCCAAGACCGCACCACGCTGCGAAAGGAGATACGGAAGTGCAACGTCATCCTGCTCGTATATGCGGACCACTACAGCTACGAGCGCGTTGCCCTATTTTGGATGCCCTACTTCCGTTCCCTTGGCGTCAATGTCCCCGTCGTCTTGTGTGCCAACAAGTCCGACCTTGCCGGGCAGGGAAATACCccgcaggtcgtcgaggaagagatgctccccgtcatggccgagTTCCGAGAGATCGATTCGTGCATCCGCACCAGCGCCCGCGAGCACAAGAACGTCAACGAGGTTTTCTTTCTGTGCCAGAAGGCGGTGACGCATCCGATTGCGCCTCTGTTTGACTACAAGGAAGGCCACCTCAAGCCCGCTTGTGTCGCCGCGCTGAAACGTGTCTTCTTCCTTTGCGACAAGGACCAGGACGGCTATCTCAACGATCAGGAGATGCGTGATTTCCAGTCCCGCTGCTTCGACAAGCCTCTGACAAACGATGACCTCGACAATATCAAACTTTCTATCTCCAAGTCTCTGCCGAACGGTAGCATGGACAGGGGCATCGACCAGGCCGGCTTCCTGCAGTTGAATAAGATATATGCGGAGAAGGGCCGGCACGAGACGATATGGATCATCCTCCGGAAATACCACTACACAGACAGCTTGAGTCTGGAGGACAAGTTCCTCCACCCAAAGTTCGAGGTTCCTGAGTTCTCATCTGCGGAGCTCAGCCCAGCAGGGTATCGCTTCTTTGTCGACATGTTTCTCTTGTTTGACAAGGACAACGATGGAGGCCTCAACGATGACGAGTTGGAGGCCTTGTTCTCGCCAACTCCAGGCCTGCCAGCTTCGTGGATTGACTTATCGTTCCCTTCCTCGACCGTCCGCAACGAGGCTGGCTATATTACCTTGCAAGGTTGGCTAGCGCAGTGGAGCATGACGACGTTCCTCGAACCGAAGACTACGATAGAGTACCTTGCCTACCTTGGGTTCGAGCCACCAAATCCCAAAGACTCTATCACTGCGGCCCTAAAAATCACAAAGTCTCGCAAGAGGAGAAGGCGGCCCGGTCGCGTGGAACGGAACGTTGTTCTGTGCTACCTGGTCGGTGCTCCGGGGGCTGGAAAGTCTTCACTTCTCGATGCGTTTCTCAATCGGCCCTTTGACGGGCTGTACCATCCGACAATCAAGCCCCGTCGCGCCGTCAACAGCGTCGAGCTccccggcggcaagcagGTATATCTCATTTTTGAAGAGCTGGGTGAGCACGAGTCAGCGGTCCTCGAGAATCAATGCCGACTGGAGTCGTGCGATCTGATTTGCTATGCATACGACTCGTCCGATCCAGACTCGTTCTCTCACATTGTGGACATGCGAACCAAGCACCCCCATCTTGACGATCTACCATCAGTGTACACGGCGCTCAAggcggacaaggacaagacaACGCAGCGCAGCGAGCTCCAACCCGACCAATACGCTGCTTCTCTCAGCATGAACCATCCGCTACACGTCAGTGTCACCTGGAACAGCATCAGCGAGCTCTTCGTCGCTCTCGCCGAGACAGCGACGAACCCTAGCCTCGGCTTCCCCAAGACTGAGGAAGAGACCCCCGACCGCACAAGCCTGTACATGGCGCTTGGGGCGACGGCatgcgccgccatcgcagcCGTCATGATTTGGCGGCGAtccaccaacgccgcctgA
- a CDS encoding uncharacterized protein (COG:S~EggNog:ENOG503NVMB) encodes MFVLPPPPRYPAGGPYHPGGLTGIVPMIETNNTISNPTGPEWQFLVGEGTYVLKEDLHLATPPPHPSEAPIVNPNPLATNPQPATAGTKLSLVSLDQRPPPFVYKGPAESTLSLGGSGVAMNEHQNEFRYSTEGGMSSEDGRGTSTSDAPTASITLGSAPAFGEGNALLMPTPTKDANKKRKPKNNVTKSNSSFISRVIVNESLSRRLTDRPSDGIFAFANINRAFQWIDLSSSNKQDYLTKILFTKAHCLCHDVNKTTRSSSHIDVIMGFSTGEVIWWEPISQRYTRLNKNGAINNTPVSEIRWIPGSENLFLAAHMDGSLVVYDKEKEDAPFNPEEEASSVNGSEAGDTPNGLTHGNRIIIQKSVCSKNQKTNPVAAWKLSNQRINAFAFSPDHRHLAVVCEDGTLRIIDYLREELLDLFNSYYGGLTCACWTPDGKYILTGGQDDLISIWSLADSGLVARCQGHQSWVSALAFDPWRCDDRNYRFGSVGEDGRLCLWDFGVGMLHRPKNASWQRGSISMPAGGPQRVDSTSPVGARMRSNSGLDGDDDGDGISHPVEPRARIPMLPPVLTTVIDTHPACWLDFTEDAIITSCKNGHVRTWNRPGKGAAAQAATA; translated from the exons ATGTT CGTCCtaccgcctccgccacgcTATCCGGCCGGCGGTCCTTACCATCCCGGCGGCCTCACGGGCATCGTGCCCATGATCGAGACGAACAATACGATATCGAACCCGACAGGCCCCGAATGGCAATTCCTTGTCGGAGAGG GAACCTATGTGCTCAAGGAGGACTTGCATCTAGCGACGCCTCCTCCACACCCCTCCGAAGCCCCAATCGTGAATCCGAATCCACTGGCAACCAACCCGCAACCAGCGACGGCCGGTACGAAGCTTTCCCTTGTCAGCCTCGACCAGCGACCACCACCCTTCGTTTACAAAGGGCCCGCGGAATCGACTCTGTCGCTGGGAGGCTCTGGGGTAGCCATGAATGAACACCAAAATGAGTTCCGTTACTCTACAGAGGGCGGAATGAGCAGCGAAGACGGTCGGGGCACATCAACAAGCGATGCGCCCACTGCTTCCATCACCCTGGGATCAGCTCCGGCTTTTGGTGAAGGCAACGCATTGCTCATGCCGACCCCCACAAAAGACGCCAacaagaagaggaagccAAAGAACAACGTCACTAAGAGCAATTCGTCCTTCATCTCGCGAGTCATTGTCAACGAGAGCCTCTCCAGGAGGCTCACGGACCGACCAAGTGACGGGATTTTTGCCTTTGCCAACATCAACCGCGCGTTTCAGTGGATCGATTTGTCATCTTCAAACAAG CAAGACTATCTGACCAAGATATTGTTTACCAAAGCACACTGCTTGTGCCACGACGTAAACAAAACCACGCGAAGTTCTTCGCATATTGATGTTATAATGGGTTTCTCCACAGGCGAGGTCATCTGGTGGGAGCCCATCTCTCAGCGGTATACTCGACTGAACAAGAAT GGTGCGATCAACAATACTCCCGTATCTGAAATCAGATGGATCCCCGGTTCAGAGAACCTGTTTCTCGCAGCTCACATGGATGGGTCTCTGGTGGTCTATGACAAAGAGAAAGAGGACGCCCCATTTAACCCAGAAGAGGAGGCCTCCAGTGTCAATGGAAGCGAGGCGGGCGATACACCAAATGGCCTGACTCATGGCAACAGGATTATCATCCAGAAGTCGGTGTGTTCCAAAAACCAGAAGACCAACCCCGTGGCTGCTTGGAAATTGTCCAACCAGCGGATCAACGCATTTGCCTTCTCTCCGGATCATCGACATCTAGCCGTGGTTTGTGAGGATGGCACGCTCCGAATCATTGATTACCTGAGGGAGGA GCTGTTGGACTTGTTCAACTCTTATTACGGCGGCCTGACGTGCGCCTGCTGGACGCCCGACGGCAAGTATATTTTGACAGGCGGACAGGACGACCTGATCTCGATCTGGTCCTTGGCCGACTCAGGACTGGTTGCGAGGTGCCAGGGACATCAGTCTTGGGTCTCTGCCCTGGCGTTCGACCCGTGGCGGTGTGATGATCGGAATTACCGATTCGGCAGTGTTGGAGAGGATGGCCGTCTTTGCTTGTGGGATTTCGGCGTCGGAATGCTGCATCGACCGAAG AATGCATCATGGCAGCGAGGATCTATCTCAATGCCTGCTGGTGGTCCGCAGCGGGTTGACTCAACCAGCCCCGTTGGCGCTCGAATGCGGTCGAACTCTGGGCTggacggtgatgatgacggagaCGGCATTTCCCACCCTGTTGAGCCGCGGGCCCGCATCCCCATGCTGCCGCCTGTACTT ACGACTGTCATTGACACGCACCCGGCTTGTTGGCTGGACTTCACCGAGGATGCGATTATCACAAGCTGCAAGAACG GCCACGTCAGGACGTGGAACAGGCCCGGCAAAGGGGCAGCGGCCCAGGCTGCAACAGCGTGA
- the ALT1 gene encoding Alanine transaminase (COG:E~EggNog:ENOG503NU5I), translated as MPCTGRDGFPADPAHIYLSAGASSGVNTLLNVMCVDKSTGILIPIPQYPLYTATLALLNATCVPYNLDESKAWGTDLDTIKKSYEKATAEGIDVRCIVIINPGNPTGASLSEDDVRAVIDFANQKNLVIMADEVYQTNVFVGKFHSVKGVLRQMQKENPGKYDSMELASLHSISKGMVGECGHRGGYFELVGFDPEVEANVYKYVSIMLCAPVISQCLVELMVNPPKQGEPSYELYNKEYTGIHEGLRERATALHKAFCQMEGVECAEPQGAMYLFPTIRLPKKAVDAAAAEGRQPDELYAHQLLDATGICVIPGSGFGQADGTLHFRTTFLAPGTEWVGSIVKFHQEFMDKYR; from the coding sequence ATGCCATGCACAGGCCGCGATGGATTCCCCGCCGACCCTGCCCACATCTATctctccgccggcgcctcctcgggAGTCAACACCCTGCTCAACGTCATGTGCGTCGACAAGTCTACCGGCATTCTAATCCCCATCCCTCAATACCCCCTTTATACCGCCACTCTCGCGCTCCTCAACGCCACCTGCGTCCCCTACAACCTCGACGAGTCCAAGGCCTGGGGCACCGACCTCGACACCATCAAGAAGTCGTACGAGAAGGCCACGGCCGAGGGCATTGACGTCcgctgcatcgtcatcatcaaccCCGGCAACCCCACCGGCGCCTCTCTGTCCGAGGACGATgtccgcgccgtcatcgactTCGCTAACCAGAAGAACCTggtcatcatggccgacgaggtgtACCAGACCAACGTCTTCGTGGGCAAGTTCCACAGCGTCAAGGGCGTCCTGCGCCAGATGCAAAAGGAGAACCCGGGCAAGTACGACTCGATGGAGCTTGCCTCCCTCCACAGCATCTCCAAGGGCATGGTCGGCGAGTGCGGTCACCGTGGCGGCTACTTTgagctcgtcggcttcgaccccgaggtcgaggccaaCGTCTACAAATATGTCTCCATCATGCTGTGCGCTCCCGTCATCAGCCAgtgcctcgtcgagctcatgGTCAACCCTCCCAAGCAGGGCGAGCCCTCATACGAGCTGTACAACAAGGAGTACACGGGAATCCACGAGGGCCTCCGCGAGCGCGCCACCGCTCTGCACAAGGCCTTCTGCCAGATGGAGGGCGTCGAGTGCGCAGAGCCCCAGGGCGCCATGTACCTCTTCCCCACCATCCGCCTCCCCAagaaggccgtcgacgcggccgccgccgagggccgtcAGCCCGACGAGCTCTACGCCCaccagctcctcgatgccACCGGCATCTGCGTCATCCCGGGATCGGGCTTCGGACAGGCCGATGGCACCCTGCATTTCCGCACGACGTTCCTGGCGCCCGGCACGGAGTGGGTgggcagcatcgtcaagtTCCACCAAGAATTCATGGACAAGTACAGGTAA
- the RPN7 gene encoding proteasome regulatory particle subunit (EggNog:ENOG503NURT~COG:O~BUSCO:EOG09260Y2Q) produces the protein MGSDPQYAKWPLLPLSQHVFTLSNAYATRTAQQAAVKTLQDAIAEDKMAPFYRYLAHPIDGILNTFGEGGASGPGKPLSRKSSLVGMVATKTSNTSISLPWDEALYAKLKEDNDKELEQFQKEEDEAVEQAGDTEIMAAKGKRAEFWARVGDKDKAIAAYESVYEKTGILGTKIDLVLAIIRMGLFYGDKPLVKKHVERAKTLVESGGDWDRRNRLKAYEGLHLITVRSYNLAAPLLLDSLSTFTSYELCTYSSLVVYSVLAGSVSLKRVDFKSKVVDAPEIKAIMGDGEDKLLALSGALSAGPGADDTTGDQAPQAATSKAVNLTTLGSSTEQPEAEMAIDFSPLALLVSSLYNGNYKTFFRSLADVEEQFLNQDRYLHEHKNWFIREMRLRAYQQLLQSYRVVGLESMANDFGVTVDFLDRDLARFIAAGRIPCTIDRVSGKGVIETNRPDDKNKQYQDVVRQGDQLITKLQKYGQAVRLRGSERA, from the exons ATGGGATCCGACCCTCAATACGCCAAGTGGCCCCTGCTGCCTCTCTCGCAGCACGTCTTCACCCTCAGCAATGCCTACGCAACCCGGACGGCccagcaggctgccgtcAAGACCCTCCAAGATGCCATCGCCGAGGACAAGATGGCGCCGTTCTACAGGTACCTTGCGCACCCTATTGACGGCATTCTCAACACGttcggcgagggcggtgcgTCGGGTCCGGGCAAGCCTCTGAGTAGGAAATCCAGCCTGGTCGGCATGGTGGCCACCAAGACGTCCAACACCAGCATCAGCTTGCCctgggacgaggcgctcTATGCAAAGCTGAAGGAGGACAACGACAAGGAGCTGGAACAGTTTcaaaaagaagaagacgaggccgtTGAGCAGGCCGGTGACACTGAAATCATGGCGGCCAAGGGGAAGCGGGCGGAGTTTTGGGCACGCGTGGGCGACAAG GACAAGGCGATTGCGGCATACGAGAGCGTCTACGAGAAGACGGGCATCTTAGGCACCAAGATTGACCTCGTCCTGGCCATAATACGCATGGGCCTCTTCTATGGCGACAAGCCTCTTGTCAAGAAGCACGTCGAGCGGGCAAAGACGCTCGTCGAGTCGGGAGGTGACTGGGATCGTCGCAATCGCCTCAAGGCCTACGAGGGCCTCCACCTCATCACCGTCCGCTCCTACAACCTCGCCGCACCACTCCTGCTCGACTCCCTCTCCACATTTACCAGCTACGAACTCTGCACCTACTCGAGCCTCGTTGTATACTCGGTGCTCGCCGGCTCCGTGTCTTTGAAGCGGGTCGACTTTAAGTCCAAGGTCGTTGACGCACCGGAGATCAAGGCAATCATGGGAGATGGTGAAGACAAGCTTTTGGCCCTCAGCGGCGCGCTGAGTGCCGGCCCTGGCGCCGATGATACTACCGGCGACCAGGCGCCCCAGGCCGCCACCTCCAAGGCCGTCAACCTGACAACCTTAGGCTCCAGCACAGagcagcccgaggccgaaATGGCCATTGACTTCAGCCCTCTCGCCCTGCTGGTCAGCAGCCTCTACAACGGCAACTACAAGACCTTCTTCAGGTCTTTGGCCGATGTCGAGGAGCAGTTCCTTAACCAGGACCGCTACCTCCACGAGCACAAGAACTGGTTCATCCGCGAGATGCGCCTGCGGGCGTaccagcagctgctgcagagcTACCGCGTTGTGGGGCTCGAGAGCATGGCCAACGACTTTGGCGTCACCGTCGACTTCCTCGACCG TGACCTCGCTCGCTTcattgccgccggccgcatCCCCTGCACAATTGACCGCGTCTCCGGCAAGGGCGTCATCGAGACGAACCGACCTGATGACAAGAACAAGCAGTACCAGGATGTTGTCCGCCAGGGTGACCAGCTAATCACGAAGCTGCAAAAGTATGGCCAGGCCGTGCGGCTGAGGGGCAGTGAGCGTGCATAG
- the ABD1 gene encoding mRNA (guanine-N(7))-methyltransferase (BUSCO:EOG09262QTY~COG:A~EggNog:ENOG503NTXE) has protein sequence MSDRENGSASVSRSEHDSKKNNKRPADDDVQDDLPQPYNANSLQAAKRRQLSPSEQPRKQKRPGARARFSEAEREAIRQRQIERERAAAATEAAVAEQNRVRGVHDVVRQHYNSVPERGRDWRTRDSKIKGLRVFNNWIKSCIIQRYSPDEDHSPGSREMGRSSGKDLLVLDIGCGKGGDLNKWQQAPQPIELYVGLDPADVSIEQARDRYRNLSSRGGRGGRGGFRGGRPSRLFDARFQVKDCYGESIEDVEIIRQVGFDPSPMNRRGFDVVSMMFSMHYAFESEKNARTMLRNVAGALKKGGRFIGCIPNSDVLGEHVRKFNEKHATKDKTKENGEEKPKDGESTTPTGTPPPAEQEDGELEEGEAEPTAEWGNSIYRVRFPGKTPEDGVFRPAFGWKYNFFLDEAVEEVPEYVVPWEAFRALAEDFNLELQFHRTFPEIWEAEKDDPELGPLSERMGVRERGGGPLLVSDEEMEAASFYIGFCFYKV, from the coding sequence ATGTCGGACCGCGAGAATGGATCCGCTTCTGTGTCGCGCTCGGAGCATGACTCCAAAAAGAACAACAAGAGacccgccgacgatgacgtccAGGATGATCTGCCCCAGCCCTACAATGCAAACTCGCTTCAGGCCGCCaagcgccgccagctctcCCCGTCCGAACAGCCGCGCAAGCAGAAGCGTCCGGGCGCACGTGCCCGATtctccgaggccgagcgcgaaGCCATCCGTCAGCGCCAGATCGAGCGTGaacgagccgccgcggcgacggaaGCAGCCGTTGCCGAGCAGAACCGCGTGCGAGGCGTGCACGACGTCGTGAGACAACACTACAACAGCGTCCCTGAGCGAGGACGCGATTGGCGGACGAGGGACAGTAAAATCAAGGGATTGCGCGTCTTCAACAATTGGATCAAGAGCTGCATCATCCAGCGCTACTCGCCCGATGAAGATCACTCGCCCGGCTCCCGTGAGATGGGCCGTTCCAGCGGCAAGGACCTCTTGGTGCTCGACATTGGATGCGGAAAAGGCGGCGACCTGAACAAGTGGCAGCAGGCCCCTCAGCCTATTGAGCTTTACGTGGGCCTCGATCCTGCAGACGTGAGCATCGAGCAAGCAAGAGACCGATACCGAAATCTGAGCTCTCggggcggtcgcggcggtcgggGTGGTTTCCGCGGAggtcgcccgtcgcggctGTTTGATGCGCGGTTCCAAGTCAAAGATTGCTACGGAGAGAGCATAGAGGACGTCGAAATCATTCGGCAGGTCGGCTTCGACCCGTCGCCCATGAACCGCCGCGGTTTCGACGTCGTTAGCATGATGTTCTCGATGCACTACGCCTTTGAGTCGGAGAAGAATGCCCGCACTATGCTGCGGAACGTTGCCGGCGCTCTCAAGAAAGGCGGTCGCTTCATCGGTTGCATTCCAAATTctgacgtcctcggcgagcacgtcCGCAAATTCAACGAGAAGCACGCCACCAAGGACAAGACCAAGGAAAACGGCGAGGAGAAGCCCAAAGATGGAGAGTCGACCACACCTACGGGAACGCCTCCCCCAGCTGAGCAGGAGGATGGAGAActtgaggagggcgaggccgagccgACGGCCGAGTGGGGAAACTCCATCTACCGCGTCCGCTTCCCCGGCAAGACGCCCGAGGACGGCGTGTTCCGACCGGCGTTCGGCTGGAAGTACAAtttcttcctcgacgaggccgttgaGGAGGTGCCCGAGTACGTGGTCCCGTGGGAGGCCTTTCGAGCGCTTGCGGAAGATTTCAACCTTGAGCTGCAGTTCCACCGCACGTTCCCCGAGATCTGGGAGGCTGAGAAGGATGACCCAGAGCTGGGCCCGCTGAGCGAGCGGATGGGCGTGCGggagagaggcggcggcccactGCTCGTgtccgacgaggagatggaggcggcTAGCTTCTACATTGGCTTCTGTTTCTACAAGGTCTAG